The Rhodocytophaga rosea genome has a segment encoding these proteins:
- a CDS encoding N-acetyl sugar amidotransferase, giving the protein MKIRYCKKCLFPETKPDLFFDDRGVCSACIAGEQKFKDINWKQRENDFYEIINYYKKKPHETGYDCIVPVSGGKDSTYQAYFMKHVCGLNPLCVCFETTAVTELGQQNLDNISKMGIDVIHFKKNYEVYRKMVVESFRRVGDEMWPNHIGIFTIPVMIAVKFNIPLIIWGENSQQEYGGPLESIHSNILNRRWLEEFGGLLGNRIQDMVGVDGITEKDLTPYIYPSDEEIERVGITGLFLGHYFFWDARKQLEIVKQHGFKVKEDSPIEGTYTNYENLDEKLVGLHDYLKFVKYGFGRATDHAGIDIRNNRLTREEGKKLVMQYDGKYPHYAVSEFITYSGLSKQEIDEVIDSYTNTILFKNEDGKFVRDAEGNLIRNFEIE; this is encoded by the coding sequence ATGAAGATAAGATATTGTAAAAAATGCTTGTTTCCTGAAACCAAACCGGATCTTTTTTTTGATGACAGAGGCGTTTGCAGTGCCTGTATTGCAGGGGAACAGAAATTTAAAGACATTAACTGGAAACAAAGGGAAAATGATTTCTACGAAATCATTAACTATTATAAGAAAAAGCCGCATGAGACCGGGTATGATTGTATAGTTCCTGTAAGTGGGGGCAAGGATAGCACCTACCAGGCCTACTTTATGAAGCATGTGTGTGGCTTGAATCCTTTATGTGTATGTTTTGAGACTACTGCCGTAACCGAATTGGGACAGCAAAACCTGGATAATATTTCTAAAATGGGTATTGACGTAATTCACTTCAAGAAAAATTACGAGGTATACCGGAAGATGGTGGTAGAAAGCTTTAGGCGGGTAGGCGACGAAATGTGGCCTAATCACATTGGCATCTTTACCATTCCTGTCATGATCGCTGTTAAATTCAATATACCTCTTATTATCTGGGGAGAAAATTCCCAGCAGGAATATGGTGGGCCATTAGAATCTATCCATAGTAATATTCTGAACCGACGATGGCTGGAAGAATTTGGTGGCCTGCTTGGCAACCGGATACAGGATATGGTTGGGGTAGATGGCATTACTGAGAAAGATCTAACGCCTTATATTTATCCTTCCGATGAAGAAATAGAACGGGTAGGCATAACAGGTTTGTTCCTCGGCCATTATTTCTTCTGGGATGCCCGTAAGCAACTGGAAATTGTAAAGCAACATGGATTTAAAGTGAAAGAAGATAGCCCAATAGAAGGTACCTATACCAACTACGAGAACCTGGATGAGAAACTGGTAGGTTTACATGACTACCTGAAATTTGTAAAATATGGCTTTGGCAGGGCTACCGACCATGCTGGTATCGACATTCGTAATAACCGGCTTACTAGGGAAGAAGGTAAAAAACTGGTGATGCAGTATGATGGAAAATATCCTCATTATGCGGTGTCAGAATTTATTACATACTCAGGTTTGAGTAAGCAGGAAATAGACGAAGTAATTGATTCGTATACCAATACCATTCTGTTCAAAAATGAGGATGGGAAATTTGTACGGGATGCTGAAGGGAATCTAATCCGCAATTTTGAAATAGAATAG
- the pseC gene encoding UDP-4-amino-4,6-dideoxy-N-acetyl-beta-L-altrosamine transaminase, with protein sequence MKAIPYGRQHINQEDIDAVVEVLKSDYLTQGPKIEELEKKFAQYIGSSYALAVSNGTAALHLCTLALNVSKGSNVITTPLTFVASANCVEYCGGNVYFADIDPDTYLLDINKVKALIESKPKGFFSGIIPVDFAGYPVDLEQYRQLAKEHNLWIVEDACHAPGGYFTDSTATQQWCGNSKFADLAIFSFHPVKHIATGEGGMITTNNEELYKKLLLLRTHGITKNADLLIENHGGWYYEMQELGYNYRLTDFQAALGISQLARADKGLQRRKEIARKYDEAFQGTSLKTPKPHPGHAYHLYVIQVENRLVLYNHLRNKNIFAQVHYIPVHLQPFYKQKGHTANEFPIVEEYYKHCLSIPMYPTLTDDEQQYIIDTINNYLATY encoded by the coding sequence ATGAAAGCTATCCCATATGGCCGGCAGCACATCAACCAGGAAGACATTGATGCTGTGGTTGAAGTGCTCAAATCTGATTATCTCACGCAGGGACCAAAAATTGAAGAACTAGAAAAGAAGTTTGCACAATATATTGGATCTTCGTATGCCCTGGCTGTGTCGAATGGTACGGCTGCTCTACATTTGTGTACATTGGCGTTAAATGTTTCCAAAGGTAGTAATGTAATTACTACGCCACTTACCTTTGTAGCAAGCGCCAACTGTGTCGAATATTGTGGAGGAAACGTATATTTTGCCGACATTGATCCAGATACATACCTGCTTGATATTAATAAAGTAAAGGCACTAATTGAGTCAAAACCGAAAGGCTTTTTCTCAGGCATTATACCTGTTGATTTTGCTGGCTATCCGGTAGACCTGGAACAGTACAGACAGCTGGCTAAAGAACATAATTTATGGATTGTTGAAGATGCTTGTCATGCGCCTGGTGGCTATTTTACTGACAGTACAGCTACACAGCAATGGTGTGGCAATAGTAAATTTGCAGACTTAGCTATATTCTCATTTCACCCAGTAAAACATATTGCTACCGGTGAGGGAGGAATGATCACGACTAATAATGAGGAATTGTATAAAAAACTGTTGCTATTGCGCACCCATGGAATTACCAAAAATGCAGATTTATTAATTGAAAATCATGGGGGATGGTATTATGAAATGCAGGAACTTGGATATAATTACCGGCTCACCGACTTCCAGGCAGCTTTGGGCATTTCTCAACTAGCCAGAGCAGATAAAGGATTGCAACGAAGAAAAGAAATAGCCAGAAAATATGATGAAGCATTTCAAGGAACTTCCTTAAAAACACCGAAGCCTCATCCTGGACATGCGTATCATTTATATGTGATTCAGGTAGAAAACCGCCTGGTATTATATAACCATTTGAGAAACAAGAATATATTTGCCCAGGTACATTATATTCCGGTACACTTGCAACCTTTTTATAAGCAAAAAGGTCATACGGCAAATGAATTCCCTATAGTTGAAGAATATTATAAGCATTGCCTGAGTATTCCCATGTATCCGACGTTAACCGATGATGAACAACAGTATATCATTGATACTATCAATAATTATTTAGCTACCTATTAA
- the hisH gene encoding imidazole glycerol phosphate synthase subunit HisH, with protein MSVAIIDYKMGNVASVQKALSYLKMPSVITSDFDQIRQADFIVLPGVGSFEKGMQNLHEAGLTTLLTEEVIQNKKPFIGMCLGMQLIATTGYEPAKTPGLGWIDGEVVRIVAPGKRIPHMGWNNIHIKDDTYFKDIPGSDFYFIHSYHFEVRDESAVSSIVEYGIPITATVQKDNIFAAQFHPEKSQKAGLAVLKNFFHIHAQNKSYTHINI; from the coding sequence ATGTCAGTAGCCATAATCGATTATAAGATGGGAAATGTTGCTTCTGTACAGAAAGCACTCAGCTATCTTAAAATGCCCAGTGTAATCACCAGCGATTTCGACCAGATACGCCAGGCTGATTTTATTGTGCTTCCGGGGGTAGGTTCCTTCGAAAAAGGAATGCAGAATTTACACGAAGCAGGCTTAACTACTTTGCTCACCGAAGAAGTTATTCAGAATAAAAAGCCATTTATAGGCATGTGCCTGGGAATGCAACTGATTGCTACCACCGGGTATGAACCTGCAAAAACACCTGGCTTAGGCTGGATTGATGGAGAAGTGGTCAGAATTGTAGCGCCGGGCAAAAGAATACCACATATGGGTTGGAATAATATTCACATCAAAGACGATACTTATTTCAAAGACATACCCGGCTCAGATTTTTATTTTATCCATAGTTATCATTTTGAGGTTCGGGATGAAAGTGCTGTTTCATCAATTGTAGAGTATGGCATACCTATCACAGCGACTGTTCAAAAAGACAATATTTTTGCTGCCCAGTTCCATCCCGAAAAAAGCCAGAAAGCCGGATTGGCAGTTCTGAAAAATTTCTTTCACATACATGCTCAAAATAAGAGTTATACCCATATTAACATTTAA
- the pseB gene encoding UDP-N-acetylglucosamine 4,6-dehydratase (inverting), whose amino-acid sequence MAINLNGKSILVTGGTGSFGKEFVKTVLNKFPEVKRLVIYSRDELKQFEMSQLYSDRDYEAIRYFIGDIRDGERFKRACEGIDIIVHAAALKQVPAAEYNPMECIKTNVFGAENVINAALDCGVKKVVALSTDKAAAPINLYGATKLCSDKLFVAANNMKGKRDVTFSVVRYGNVIGSRGSVVPFFLNKRAQGILPITHPEMTRFNISLQEGVDLVLYALENAWGGEIFVPKIPSYKITDVAEAIGPGCEQLIVGIRPGEKLHEEMITETDSLNTIELEKYYVICPSTPLWSINEFNTAFNGKAVPIGFKYNSGTNNQWMTVEDLREQIRLHVDPNFSVETIIES is encoded by the coding sequence ATGGCCATAAATTTAAACGGAAAATCTATCTTAGTAACAGGGGGTACAGGCTCATTTGGAAAAGAATTTGTTAAAACTGTTCTAAATAAATTTCCTGAAGTAAAAAGATTAGTAATCTATTCAAGGGACGAATTAAAACAATTCGAGATGTCTCAGCTCTATTCTGATAGAGACTACGAAGCAATCAGGTATTTTATTGGAGATATCCGGGATGGGGAAAGATTTAAACGTGCCTGCGAAGGTATTGATATTATTGTACATGCAGCAGCTCTCAAACAGGTGCCTGCCGCTGAATACAACCCTATGGAGTGTATTAAAACCAATGTGTTTGGTGCCGAAAACGTAATAAATGCTGCCCTGGATTGCGGAGTTAAAAAGGTAGTAGCCCTTTCTACAGATAAAGCAGCTGCGCCCATAAACTTGTATGGAGCTACCAAATTATGCTCTGATAAATTATTTGTAGCAGCAAATAATATGAAAGGCAAACGGGATGTAACCTTCTCTGTAGTAAGATATGGAAATGTAATTGGTTCCAGAGGTTCGGTAGTCCCTTTCTTTCTAAACAAACGTGCACAGGGAATACTTCCTATTACACATCCGGAGATGACCAGATTTAATATTTCCCTGCAAGAAGGCGTTGATCTGGTACTATATGCCCTGGAAAATGCCTGGGGAGGCGAGATATTTGTTCCTAAAATCCCATCCTATAAGATTACGGATGTAGCCGAAGCCATAGGTCCAGGTTGCGAGCAGTTAATTGTCGGAATCCGCCCTGGTGAAAAACTGCATGAGGAAATGATCACAGAAACAGACTCGCTTAATACCATAGAACTGGAGAAATACTATGTGATTTGCCCTTCTACGCCATTATGGAGTATAAATGAGTTCAATACAGCATTTAACGGAAAGGCAGTACCTATCGGATTTAAATATAATTCCGGTACGAATAATCAGTGGATGACCGTAGAAGATTTGCGGGAACAAATCAGATTACATGTTGATCCCAATTTTAGTGTGGAAACAATAATAGAGAGTTAA
- a CDS encoding pseudaminic acid biosynthesis-associated methylase — protein sequence MTANKQIDFWKGEFGQEYTLRNSRSQQEWDQFHLDTWGITKIDMYQKFIGDLPKDARILEVGSNTGMQLAGLRRMGFTQLYGIEIQPDAVELSKQYTHHTNIIVGSGLDIPFKDNYFDLVFTSGVLIHISPDNLPIVMKEMVRCSRRYILGFEYYAAYVQSINYRGNEGFLWKADYAGLFRKTEPTLKEVKKEYYKYVKDDNVDAMYLLEK from the coding sequence ATGACAGCAAACAAGCAAATAGATTTCTGGAAAGGTGAGTTTGGGCAGGAATACACGCTCAGGAATTCAAGGTCACAGCAAGAGTGGGACCAGTTTCATCTGGATACCTGGGGTATTACCAAAATTGACATGTATCAGAAATTTATTGGTGATTTACCTAAAGATGCCCGCATATTAGAAGTAGGTTCAAATACAGGGATGCAACTAGCCGGTTTACGGCGGATGGGTTTTACGCAATTGTATGGTATAGAGATTCAGCCGGATGCCGTAGAATTATCAAAGCAATATACACATCATACAAATATCATTGTGGGTTCTGGGCTGGACATCCCTTTTAAAGACAATTATTTTGACCTCGTATTTACTTCCGGCGTATTAATTCATATCTCACCAGATAACCTCCCTATTGTGATGAAAGAAATGGTACGATGCAGCCGCCGCTATATTCTCGGGTTTGAATATTATGCGGCATATGTTCAATCTATCAATTACAGAGGAAATGAAGGGTTCTTGTGGAAGGCTGATTATGCAGGATTATTTAGGAAAACAGAGCCAACATTAAAAGAGGTAAAAAAAGAATATTACAAATACGTCAAAGATGATAACGTAGACGCGATGTATTTGCTGGAAAAATAA
- a CDS encoding alginate O-acetyltransferase AlgX-related protein, translating into MSLLTYNKYVVKNEKNQIKITFDIISEKQDNLQLFYITNLTDGFTEEHSLTEPIKEGIRQQVTFVLPIDHFTGLRIDLGDKSKQNIIRINKVVFAKNTTYSLQEADITKFFNLNHFVKYNQDTHNFSLQTVDGSYDPFIYSTSLSSISDTLHTPDTYFIPAHYTQYILLGLFCAVLSVLFYIYQRNKQVTVLHFGHLTIWVVLCFVLIKTFTYLKVDEIFNTNKVSLKIIVKMEVDDYFQVYYTTPAQPDWTEQQSITTNITGESGYQVINFQIPDSLQIIRLRLDISQNKLQKEIELKEVTIEHNGEAIYYDQSNFLTVFINNICLAPAEDSSKLKFIPQTVDNYYDPFFYAQEIGPDYEKVRGAKNSVAFTEALAFLLSFCVFLFLESNYAYTPSLSLTNKILILQSFSFIVLLLLPLISDVFKFDTEGGVNIEKRQLQSKPAFSLDSVKEFPSLYTDYFNDNFNFRRTLIDWGGKLRLFLFNESQVSNQAIIGNQGWLFLSVIKPHENVLADYAHRNLYTQEELEVIHKNLENIHTLCKSNNIKYYKAYYPNTHTIYSEFLPFRIKVQQLDTVSRIEQLNRFLRQKKSAVSIIDIKADLLRQKQNAQLYYKHDTHWNNYGAFIGYSSLFNHISKDFSGLKPLPISDFTIKWVKEGGGDLIDLIGMQNNTQFIDNKPYFLLKNSSDSISNISSSYPDCEIYENSLDTTGITAVVFHDSYTLALKPFMNRHFKRIVYCWKNFDWNIVEKEKPDVVIEGYVERLFR; encoded by the coding sequence TTGTCATTATTAACTTATAATAAATATGTAGTAAAAAATGAAAAGAATCAGATTAAAATAACTTTTGATATTATCTCTGAAAAGCAAGATAACCTGCAGTTATTTTATATCACTAACCTCACAGATGGTTTTACTGAGGAACATTCACTGACCGAGCCAATAAAAGAAGGTATAAGGCAGCAAGTAACATTTGTACTTCCTATAGATCATTTTACTGGCCTTAGAATAGATTTGGGGGACAAGAGTAAACAGAACATAATCCGAATCAATAAGGTAGTTTTTGCAAAGAATACAACCTATTCCCTACAGGAAGCAGATATTACAAAGTTTTTTAATCTCAATCACTTTGTAAAATACAATCAGGATACCCATAATTTTTCTCTGCAAACAGTTGATGGAAGTTACGACCCGTTTATTTACTCCACAAGCTTATCTTCTATTTCTGATACCCTCCATACACCTGATACTTATTTTATTCCTGCTCATTATACGCAATACATTTTGTTGGGGCTTTTTTGTGCCGTATTATCCGTACTTTTCTACATTTACCAGCGCAACAAACAAGTTACTGTATTACATTTTGGACACTTAACTATATGGGTTGTATTGTGTTTTGTCCTTATAAAAACTTTTACTTATTTAAAAGTAGATGAAATATTTAATACCAATAAAGTTTCTCTAAAGATTATAGTAAAAATGGAGGTAGATGATTATTTCCAGGTATATTATACAACACCGGCACAACCAGATTGGACAGAACAACAGTCTATAACAACTAATATCACTGGCGAATCCGGCTATCAGGTTATTAATTTTCAGATTCCGGATTCTCTTCAGATAATCAGGCTGAGACTAGATATTTCACAGAATAAACTACAAAAGGAAATTGAATTAAAAGAAGTTACCATTGAACACAATGGCGAAGCAATATATTATGACCAGAGTAACTTTTTAACAGTGTTTATTAATAATATTTGCTTAGCGCCTGCCGAAGATTCTTCCAAACTCAAATTTATCCCTCAAACGGTTGACAACTATTACGACCCGTTCTTTTATGCTCAGGAGATAGGCCCGGATTATGAAAAGGTGAGAGGGGCAAAAAATTCTGTAGCCTTTACGGAAGCACTTGCCTTTTTACTTTCCTTCTGCGTATTTCTATTCTTAGAATCAAATTATGCTTATACTCCATCATTAAGTCTAACAAACAAGATTCTCATATTACAATCTTTTTCCTTTATTGTATTGCTTTTGTTGCCACTAATAAGCGACGTATTTAAGTTCGATACAGAAGGAGGAGTTAATATAGAAAAGAGACAACTACAGAGTAAGCCAGCCTTTTCTCTGGATTCTGTTAAGGAATTTCCCTCATTATATACCGATTATTTTAATGATAATTTTAATTTCAGAAGAACACTTATTGACTGGGGAGGAAAACTAAGATTGTTTCTGTTTAATGAATCTCAGGTATCAAATCAGGCAATTATAGGAAACCAGGGCTGGTTATTTTTAAGCGTTATTAAACCCCATGAGAATGTGCTGGCTGATTATGCCCACCGAAATCTTTACACTCAAGAAGAGTTGGAGGTGATTCATAAAAATCTCGAAAATATACATACACTGTGCAAGAGTAATAATATAAAGTACTATAAAGCATACTATCCGAATACACATACAATTTACTCTGAATTTCTGCCTTTCAGAATAAAAGTTCAGCAATTGGATACTGTTTCCAGAATTGAGCAATTGAACAGGTTTCTTAGGCAGAAAAAATCTGCCGTAAGCATTATTGATATAAAAGCGGATTTATTAAGACAGAAACAGAATGCACAGCTTTATTATAAGCATGATACCCATTGGAATAATTATGGTGCGTTTATAGGCTATTCATCTTTGTTTAATCATATAAGTAAAGATTTCTCTGGTCTCAAACCTCTTCCTATCAGTGATTTCACTATAAAATGGGTAAAGGAAGGAGGAGGAGATTTAATAGATTTAATTGGTATGCAGAACAATACACAGTTTATTGATAACAAACCTTATTTCTTATTAAAAAACTCTTCTGATTCTATATCCAACATTAGTTCTTCATACCCTGATTGCGAAATCTATGAAAATTCTTTAGATACTACAGGTATCACAGCCGTTGTTTTCCATGATTCTTATACACTTGCATTAAAACCTTTTATGAACAGGCACTTTAAAAGAATTGTATACTGCTGGAAAAATTTTGACTGGAATATAGTTGAGAAAGAAAAACCAGATGTGGTAATTGAAGGGTACGTAGAAAGATTATTCAGATAA
- a CDS encoding cytidylyltransferase domain-containing protein — MAFSSPKVGIISQARMGSTRLPGKIMLEAKGKKLLQYHLERLHWSGYPVIIATTTLSQDDIIVEFCLQHNIPYYRGDEENVLSRFYLCAKQFKLDIIIRVTSDCPLIDGLLIKQAVEEYIAIGEENVYASNCLVRSYPRGFDFEIFSFALLKEAYTQASLPAQKEHVTPYLYQNTSGNIVIRHFVNDQDASRFRITLDTPEDYKLILELIETYYAETLYAAEIIKLLADHPELSLINAHIEQKKI, encoded by the coding sequence ATGGCATTTTCTTCTCCGAAAGTAGGTATTATTTCACAAGCCCGGATGGGAAGCACCAGGCTTCCTGGCAAAATTATGCTGGAGGCAAAAGGCAAAAAACTGTTACAATACCACCTGGAAAGATTACACTGGAGTGGGTATCCTGTTATTATTGCTACTACTACACTTTCGCAAGATGATATTATTGTAGAATTTTGTCTGCAACACAATATTCCCTACTACCGGGGGGATGAAGAAAATGTATTGAGCAGGTTTTATCTATGTGCAAAGCAGTTTAAGCTCGATATTATTATAAGAGTTACTTCCGATTGCCCTCTCATCGATGGACTGTTAATTAAGCAAGCTGTAGAAGAATATATCGCTATAGGCGAAGAAAATGTATATGCCTCTAATTGCCTGGTCAGGTCATACCCTAGAGGCTTCGATTTTGAAATATTTTCCTTTGCGTTACTGAAAGAAGCCTACACACAGGCATCCTTGCCTGCACAGAAAGAGCACGTTACTCCTTATTTATATCAAAATACTTCAGGTAACATAGTGATCAGGCATTTTGTAAATGACCAGGATGCCAGTAGGTTTAGAATTACATTAGATACACCTGAAGATTACAAATTGATACTTGAGCTAATAGAAACGTATTATGCTGAAACTTTGTATGCGGCAGAAATAATCAAACTATTAGCAGACCATCCAGAACTCTCCCTTATCAATGCACATATTGAGCAGAAGAAAATTTAA
- a CDS encoding MBOAT family O-acyltransferase, whose protein sequence is MYRKEVNVQRNPFHLALYISLFPQLIAGPIIRYHDVDEQILKRDTTWEKFYDGFSRFFKGLGKKVLIANSMAMLADDIFKLPASDIPGIIAWLGIICYSLQIYFDFSGYSDMAIGLGKMFGFTFLENFNYPYISKSIQEFWRRWHISLSSWFRDYVYIPLGGSRRSQLITYRNLLTVFFLTGLWHGASWNFVVWGLFHGFFIILERIGLNSLLKKSYQPIQHLYALLVVIIGWVFFRAVDISYAVEYIQSMFGLNEGRNFSSLTYLDKYTLFMLGIGIIFSTPLRIYLSKQVSIFTMKYFTPRLHMFLENTFSYVFSLSMFLLSIIELAKSSYNPFIYFRF, encoded by the coding sequence GTGTACAGAAAGGAAGTGAACGTACAGCGCAATCCCTTTCATCTGGCCTTATATATATCCTTATTTCCTCAACTCATTGCAGGGCCGATTATCCGGTATCATGACGTAGATGAGCAAATTCTGAAAAGGGATACTACATGGGAAAAGTTTTATGATGGTTTTTCTAGATTTTTTAAAGGGTTGGGTAAGAAAGTACTGATCGCCAATAGCATGGCCATGCTGGCTGATGATATATTTAAACTACCAGCCTCAGATATTCCCGGAATAATAGCATGGTTAGGAATAATATGTTATTCGCTACAAATTTATTTTGATTTTTCGGGTTATTCGGATATGGCCATAGGTTTAGGAAAAATGTTTGGATTCACTTTCCTAGAAAATTTTAATTATCCTTATATATCTAAATCCATACAAGAATTTTGGAGGAGATGGCATATTTCCTTATCCAGCTGGTTTAGAGACTATGTATATATTCCATTAGGTGGAAGCAGACGCTCACAATTAATTACTTACAGAAATCTATTAACCGTATTCTTTCTGACCGGGCTCTGGCACGGAGCCAGCTGGAACTTCGTAGTTTGGGGATTATTCCATGGTTTTTTTATTATTCTGGAAAGAATCGGTTTAAATTCCTTATTAAAAAAGAGCTATCAGCCTATACAACACTTATATGCACTTTTAGTAGTAATAATTGGATGGGTTTTCTTTAGAGCAGTAGATATTTCCTATGCAGTAGAATATATTCAATCTATGTTCGGGTTGAATGAAGGCAGAAATTTCAGTAGCCTGACCTATTTAGATAAATATACCCTTTTCATGTTAGGTATAGGAATAATTTTCTCAACACCTTTAAGGATTTACCTCAGTAAGCAGGTTAGCATTTTTACAATGAAGTATTTTACACCCAGGCTACATATGTTTTTAGAGAATACTTTTTCATATGTATTTTCACTCAGTATGTTTCTGCTTTCTATTATCGAACTGGCAAAAAGCAGCTATAATCCTTTTATCTATTTTAGATTTTAG